A section of the Methanoregula sp. genome encodes:
- a CDS encoding Zn-ribbon domain-containing OB-fold protein has protein sequence MTVARFWRKIPQRYNLIGTKCETCNRHFFPPRTFCPDCRREGKIVDHKFAGKGTVVTFTIIQTAPDQFASHGPYVLAIIKLDEGPQMTSQVVCDPSEAKIGMRVKSIFRRIATDGESGIIHYGTKFAPE, from the coding sequence ATGACCGTAGCACGATTCTGGCGAAAGATCCCCCAGCGCTACAACCTGATCGGGACAAAGTGCGAGACCTGCAACCGCCACTTCTTCCCCCCGAGGACTTTCTGTCCGGACTGCCGCAGGGAAGGAAAGATCGTGGACCACAAGTTTGCCGGAAAGGGGACCGTGGTCACGTTCACGATCATCCAGACTGCACCCGACCAGTTCGCCTCGCACGGGCCGTACGTGCTTGCCATCATCAAACTCGATGAAGGCCCCCAGATGACCTCACAGGTTGTCTGCGACCCCAGCGAAGCAAAGATCGGCATGCGGGTAAAAAGCATCTTCCGCAGGATCGCCACCGATGGCGAGAGCGGTATCATCCACTACGGCACGAAGTTTGCGCCGGAGTGA
- a CDS encoding thiolase domain-containing protein, producing MRDVAVIGIGCTRFGEKWSESFRDMFVEAGALALADAQLSGEKIDAMYVGNMSAGRFIEQEHIGALIADYAGMATRHIPSTRVEAACASGGLAFRQAVIAVASGMEDIVVAAGVEKMTDVEPGATTDALAGAADREWEGFVGATFPGLYAMIARDYMHKYSMTREQLAQVAVKNHYNGARNPIAQYQQEITLDTVLKSTMVAEPLRLFDCSPITDGAAAVILAPLDRAREFTDTPIKVLATAQASDSIALHDRRDISTLDATVAAGQRAFKMAKLTHKDINMVEVHDCFSIAEICAIEDLGFCRKGTAGKFTADGETALGGRIPVNTSGGLKACGHPVGATGIKQVCEIVQQLRGTAGKRQIDGAKIGMTHNVGGTGATVAVHILGRV from the coding sequence ATGAGAGACGTGGCAGTGATTGGTATAGGCTGCACCCGGTTCGGTGAGAAATGGTCGGAATCTTTCCGGGATATGTTTGTGGAGGCAGGGGCCCTTGCCCTTGCAGATGCCCAGCTATCTGGTGAGAAGATCGACGCGATGTATGTCGGCAACATGAGTGCCGGCCGTTTTATCGAGCAGGAACACATCGGTGCCCTGATTGCAGATTACGCGGGAATGGCAACACGCCACATCCCGTCAACACGGGTCGAAGCCGCGTGTGCATCAGGCGGGCTTGCCTTCCGGCAGGCGGTCATCGCCGTTGCCAGTGGCATGGAAGACATCGTGGTTGCAGCAGGTGTCGAGAAGATGACCGATGTGGAGCCGGGCGCAACCACCGATGCTCTTGCCGGCGCTGCGGACCGCGAATGGGAAGGGTTTGTCGGAGCGACATTTCCCGGGCTCTACGCGATGATTGCCCGGGACTACATGCACAAGTACTCCATGACACGCGAGCAGCTGGCACAGGTCGCCGTGAAGAACCACTACAACGGTGCCCGCAACCCCATTGCCCAGTACCAGCAGGAGATCACGCTCGACACTGTGCTGAAATCCACCATGGTCGCCGAACCTCTCCGGCTTTTTGACTGCTCACCTATAACGGACGGGGCAGCGGCAGTCATCCTCGCACCGCTCGACCGTGCCCGTGAATTCACCGACACCCCGATCAAGGTTCTTGCAACCGCACAGGCAAGCGACTCCATCGCCCTCCACGACCGCCGGGACATCTCGACGCTGGACGCGACGGTTGCTGCAGGCCAGCGGGCCTTTAAGATGGCAAAACTGACGCACAAGGATATCAACATGGTCGAGGTGCACGACTGTTTCTCGATCGCAGAGATCTGTGCCATCGAGGACCTCGGGTTCTGCAGGAAGGGCACGGCTGGTAAGTTCACCGCAGATGGCGAAACCGCCCTTGGCGGCAGGATCCCGGTCAACACCAGCGGCGGCCTCAAGGCCTGCGGTCACCCGGTCGGGGCTACCGGCATCAAGCAGGTGTGCGAGATCGTCCAGCAGCTTCGCGGCACCGCGGGCAAACGCCAGATCGATGGCGCAAAGATCGGCATGACCCACAATGTTGGCGGTACCGGTGCCACGGTTGCGGTCCACATCCTCGGGAGGGTCTGA
- a CDS encoding hydroxymethylglutaryl-CoA synthase — MVGIITYGVYIPRYRIKVEEIARVWGANAADITGGLGVFEKSVPDLDEDAATIAVEAARNALLRRHVDPKDIGAVYVGSESHPYAVKPTACTVGEAIGATPNMTAADFEFACKAGTAAIQTCMGLVKSKMIPYGLAIGSDVSQGAPGDALEYTAAAGGAAYVIGNDDPIATIHHTCSFTTDTPDFWRREGQDYPRHGGRFTGDPGYFKHVKGASNLLLEQTKKTPKDFTYAVFHQPNAKFPQKAAKDLGFTTEQIKPGLVVPRLGNTYSGASPVGLAATLDIAKPGDTIFVCSFGSGAGSDAFDIEVTDAILSDAFRRDAAPGVEQQLKNPIYLDYARYAQHKGKLVMQS, encoded by the coding sequence ATGGTAGGCATCATTACCTACGGTGTGTATATACCGAGATATCGTATCAAGGTCGAAGAGATTGCCCGGGTCTGGGGCGCAAATGCCGCAGACATCACCGGGGGACTGGGCGTTTTTGAAAAGTCCGTTCCCGACCTTGATGAAGACGCAGCAACGATCGCTGTCGAAGCGGCAAGGAACGCACTCCTGCGCCGGCATGTTGACCCGAAAGATATCGGGGCTGTATACGTGGGCAGCGAGTCGCACCCGTATGCGGTGAAACCTACTGCATGTACGGTCGGCGAAGCCATCGGAGCAACCCCGAATATGACCGCAGCTGATTTTGAGTTCGCCTGCAAGGCAGGGACCGCTGCGATCCAGACCTGTATGGGCCTTGTCAAGAGCAAAATGATCCCCTACGGCCTTGCCATCGGTTCCGATGTCTCGCAGGGTGCACCGGGCGATGCGCTCGAGTACACTGCGGCAGCGGGGGGTGCGGCCTATGTGATCGGAAACGACGACCCGATCGCAACAATCCACCACACCTGCTCGTTCACCACCGACACGCCGGATTTCTGGCGCCGCGAGGGACAGGATTACCCCCGCCACGGCGGACGGTTCACCGGCGATCCCGGGTACTTCAAGCACGTCAAAGGGGCAAGCAACCTCCTCCTGGAGCAGACCAAGAAGACCCCGAAAGATTTCACCTACGCGGTCTTCCACCAGCCCAACGCGAAGTTCCCGCAGAAAGCAGCAAAGGACCTCGGGTTCACTACAGAACAGATCAAGCCGGGCCTCGTGGTACCGCGCCTCGGCAATACCTACTCCGGCGCGTCACCCGTTGGCCTTGCAGCAACGCTTGACATCGCAAAGCCGGGCGATACGATCTTCGTCTGCTCGTTCGGGTCCGGAGCAGGCAGCGATGCCTTTGATATTGAAGTGACCGATGCAATCCTGTCGGATGCATTCCGGCGCGACGCTGCACCGGGCGTGGAGCAGCAGCTCAAAAATCCCATCTACCTGGATTATGCACGCTATGCCCAGCACAAGGGGAAGCTGGTGATGCAATCATGA
- a CDS encoding helix-turn-helix domain-containing protein: MKSGKRNQLAEKMAGEITLSDSPGHALKKWRMNFEIAPGVLSERLGVSPSVISDYESGRRKSPGTAVVGKIVDTLLTTDEETGGKHIEKYSTMLFSAVDDDVIYDLHEYGSPVPLKDFSDAIGCTLLWGSIDQTIFGYTVVNSLNAIMQLTSEEFNRIYGWSTERALVFTNVSTGKSPMVAIRVTPFKPRCVVLQGIEASDVHPIVEKMAERDRITVMCTSMDVDEIVSTLRDKEW, encoded by the coding sequence ATGAAATCCGGAAAGCGGAACCAGCTCGCTGAGAAGATGGCTGGCGAGATTACGCTGTCGGACTCACCGGGGCATGCGCTCAAAAAATGGCGCATGAACTTCGAGATCGCACCCGGCGTCTTATCAGAACGCCTGGGCGTCTCACCGTCCGTGATCAGTGATTACGAGAGCGGACGGAGAAAAAGCCCCGGAACCGCCGTTGTCGGCAAGATTGTCGACACGCTCCTCACCACCGATGAGGAGACCGGCGGTAAACACATTGAAAAATACTCTACCATGCTCTTTTCGGCAGTTGACGATGATGTGATCTATGATCTCCACGAATACGGTTCACCCGTCCCGCTGAAGGATTTTTCAGATGCGATCGGGTGCACATTACTCTGGGGATCCATAGACCAGACCATCTTTGGCTATACCGTGGTCAACAGCCTCAATGCGATCATGCAACTCACTTCCGAAGAGTTCAATCGCATCTATGGCTGGAGCACGGAACGGGCGCTGGTCTTTACCAATGTCTCGACCGGGAAATCACCGATGGTTGCGATCCGGGTGACACCGTTCAAACCGCGATGCGTGGTGCTGCAGGGCATAGAAGCCTCAGATGTCCACCCAATCGTGGAAAAAATGGCGGAGCGCGATCGCATCACGGTGATGTGTACGAGTATGGATGTAGATGAAATCGTGAGTACTCTGAGGGACAAAGAATGGTAG
- a CDS encoding DUF120 domain-containing protein: MIPAEDLQCLKAIALRGGCKGPVFVSTQSIGTMLAISQQTASRRLKGLETQGLITRTLAADGQHVTLTRHGEDELRREHQEYLRIFSEGGKTYVLNGAVISGIGEGKYYMSLASYKEQFKTHLGFEPYPGTLNIRLSHSSIPVRKKIDALEWTRIKGFSTDGRTFGDAKCIPCRIGTISCGIVVPGRTHYPEDIIEVIAPMALRRKLGVEDSDSVSVEVGP, translated from the coding sequence ATGATACCCGCTGAGGATCTCCAGTGTCTCAAGGCCATTGCACTGCGTGGCGGTTGCAAGGGCCCGGTCTTTGTCTCAACGCAGAGCATCGGCACGATGCTTGCGATCAGCCAGCAGACTGCATCACGACGGTTGAAAGGGCTTGAAACCCAGGGACTCATCACCCGGACCCTTGCTGCCGATGGCCAGCATGTCACTCTCACCAGGCACGGCGAGGATGAGCTGCGCCGTGAACACCAGGAATATTTACGAATCTTTTCTGAGGGCGGCAAGACCTATGTTCTGAATGGTGCAGTCATATCTGGGATTGGCGAAGGCAAGTATTACATGAGCCTTGCCAGCTACAAGGAACAGTTCAAAACCCATCTCGGGTTCGAACCCTATCCCGGCACGCTCAACATCCGCCTCTCCCATTCCAGCATCCCGGTCAGGAAGAAGATCGATGCGCTGGAGTGGACCCGGATCAAGGGTTTTTCAACAGACGGCCGGACCTTCGGCGATGCGAAATGCATTCCCTGCCGGATCGGCACCATCTCCTGCGGCATTGTCGTGCCCGGCAGGACCCACTACCCCGAGGATATCATTGAAGTGATTGCCCCGATGGCGCTGCGCCGGAAACTGGGTGTTGAGGATTCTGACAGTGTCAGTGTTGAGGTGGGGCCGTGA
- the ribB gene encoding 3,4-dihydroxy-2-butanone-4-phosphate synthase: MMDEALAALRDGKFILLYDFDDREGETDFAIRSDAVTPKHILQMRKDGGGLICTAVHPIAAQRLGLPFASDALRAIAVAEREGDIPYDRKNHSSFSLWVNHRNTFTGITDRDRTLTVNAIAEQVKRALNGGNVSFHETFRTPGHMALLRAADGLLDVRKGQTELSIAMAQMAGITPAVTICEMLDDESGYALSKADAKLYARKHGLVFVEGPEVLERWEKDKVGKK, from the coding sequence GTGATGGATGAGGCGCTTGCAGCGCTCCGTGACGGGAAGTTTATCCTGCTTTACGATTTCGATGACCGGGAAGGTGAAACCGATTTTGCAATCCGCTCCGATGCGGTCACGCCAAAGCATATCCTCCAGATGCGCAAGGATGGCGGCGGGCTGATCTGCACGGCAGTCCACCCGATCGCAGCCCAGCGTCTTGGCCTCCCGTTTGCCAGCGATGCCCTCCGTGCGATTGCGGTTGCGGAACGGGAAGGCGACATTCCCTACGACCGGAAGAACCACTCCTCGTTCTCGCTCTGGGTGAACCACCGCAATACATTCACGGGCATCACCGATCGTGACCGTACCCTGACGGTTAACGCGATCGCGGAACAGGTGAAACGGGCACTCAACGGCGGCAACGTGAGTTTCCACGAAACGTTCCGTACCCCGGGACATATGGCCCTTCTCCGGGCAGCAGACGGACTTCTCGATGTGAGGAAAGGCCAGACTGAACTCTCGATCGCCATGGCCCAGATGGCGGGGATCACGCCTGCGGTCACCATCTGCGAGATGCTGGATGATGAGTCCGGCTACGCGCTCTCAAAGGCGGATGCAAAACTCTATGCGAGGAAGCACGGGCTCGTGTTTGTTGAAGGGCCGGAAGTGCTGGAGCGGTGGGAGAAGGACAAGGTCGGGAAAAAATAG
- a CDS encoding ABC transporter ATP-binding protein, translating into MMEPVLSLDGIKKTFRDSEKSCPALAGVSFDVAAREIVCIMGPSGCGKSTLLRIIGGLDYADAGRIDQTSGNKDGKPSAAMVFQDHALFPWLTVYENIVYGLRLSVQNLAEEEIGKRAESLLDLTHLNAFALSYPHQLSGGMKQRASVARALAIKPSVLLMDEPFSALDTFTRRELEDEVLRIRQDLKTTFLMVTHNPEEAIYLADRIVILSGRPAVVSDILQIDLPYPRDPADPAFIRIREQVTRMIQGKA; encoded by the coding sequence ATGATGGAGCCGGTTCTCTCCCTTGACGGGATCAAAAAGACGTTCCGGGACAGTGAAAAGTCCTGTCCCGCTCTTGCCGGGGTTTCCTTTGATGTCGCCGCCCGGGAGATCGTCTGCATAATGGGACCATCCGGTTGCGGCAAGTCCACGCTGCTCCGGATCATCGGGGGCCTCGATTATGCGGATGCAGGCAGGATCGACCAGACATCCGGTAACAAAGACGGGAAGCCGTCAGCAGCCATGGTCTTCCAGGACCACGCCCTCTTCCCGTGGCTCACGGTCTATGAGAACATCGTGTACGGCCTGCGGCTTTCCGTGCAAAATCTGGCAGAAGAGGAGATCGGGAAGCGGGCGGAATCGCTTCTGGATCTCACCCACTTAAACGCGTTTGCACTCTCCTACCCTCACCAGCTATCCGGCGGGATGAAGCAGCGGGCTTCGGTTGCCCGGGCGCTGGCCATCAAACCCTCTGTCCTCCTCATGGATGAGCCGTTCTCTGCGCTCGACACATTCACACGGCGGGAACTGGAGGATGAGGTCTTGAGAATACGGCAGGACTTAAAGACCACCTTTCTCATGGTCACGCATAACCCGGAGGAGGCGATCTATCTCGCGGACCGGATTGTCATTCTCTCCGGGAGGCCGGCGGTTGTGTCTGATATCCTGCAGATCGATCTCCCCTATCCCAGGGATCCGGCAGATCCTGCATTTATCCGGATCCGCGAGCAGGTTACACGGATGATCCAGGGAAAAGCCTGA
- a CDS encoding ABC transporter permease, whose amino-acid sequence MVLISKQSIREYGKGLALIVILLIVWEGIALLIQNNYILPRLGEILSVLLQPAAPVLGGESLIQNTIQSLKEVLTGFLCAAAIAIPLGLLIGWSKEVQKYLNPTIQILRPVPPIAWMPFAIAWFGIGFNSILFIIGMGAFFPILINTVDGVQGVRLRWIEVADTFHATTFEKLRTVILPGALPVIWTGLRVSFGVAWMCVVAAEMLPGTTAGLGYLIMYAYNLGQLQVIGAGMIIIGIIGLGADILFRAGQERLFGWQGRE is encoded by the coding sequence ATGGTACTGATTTCGAAGCAGAGTATCCGTGAATACGGCAAAGGACTGGCACTCATCGTCATCCTCCTGATAGTCTGGGAAGGCATTGCCCTCCTGATACAGAACAACTACATCCTCCCGCGGCTCGGTGAAATTTTGTCCGTGCTGCTCCAGCCGGCTGCACCGGTTCTTGGCGGCGAGTCCCTGATCCAGAACACGATCCAAAGCCTCAAGGAGGTTCTCACCGGATTCCTCTGTGCAGCAGCCATTGCCATCCCGCTCGGCCTCCTCATCGGCTGGTCAAAAGAAGTCCAGAAATATCTCAACCCCACCATCCAGATACTCCGCCCGGTCCCCCCGATCGCCTGGATGCCGTTTGCCATCGCATGGTTCGGTATCGGTTTTAATTCCATCCTCTTCATCATTGGCATGGGTGCGTTCTTCCCGATCCTGATCAACACCGTTGACGGGGTCCAGGGGGTCCGCCTGCGGTGGATCGAAGTAGCGGACACGTTCCATGCTACCACTTTTGAGAAGCTCCGCACCGTCATCCTTCCCGGTGCACTTCCCGTGATCTGGACCGGCCTCCGGGTCTCGTTCGGCGTGGCTTGGATGTGCGTGGTTGCCGCCGAGATGCTGCCCGGGACAACTGCCGGCCTCGGTTATCTGATCATGTATGCCTATAACCTCGGCCAGCTCCAGGTGATTGGCGCCGGTATGATCATCATCGGCATCATAGGCCTCGGAGCGGATATTCTCTTCCGGGCAGGACAGGAACGGCTCTTTGGCTGGCAGGGGAGGGAATGA
- a CDS encoding ABC transporter substrate-binding protein, which yields MAQGAAEYKVHLSLRCDKKTVSIYIRSSYTSDSDPFMQRLTPFQWLIIMGCILVSLIFLLYYSTVPGLVQPIDDRPSVYLLYASTGSMGQLLNTGQIDAFLIWEPVVSNAELSGIGKCIAVPSDLPPPGKWNNEAINVMVLRNDFIKNNPNTSALFSALTTAAINRTREDPALAENITAAWVYGKNPILTPVGSLQPLDVEKHAFANIVFTASADPPESGIVQSIIGKTPNSTYNPLSMMNAAVARQGAQYLTNSSVPVADMDVPNLRLGYIPSTDNYAPLYVMVKDSAYFCDRYGFCLVPDDPEASRPVSCTLFVQGKTFAHVNLIPGQSGGGIMTTIGQKALDGAFVGSVPAEQQIGLGNPSSIIQSINTGGSGLVVGNGAPCNNWTGFVTWVKGRSAAGRPVVIATVQSSIQEDMVREAFAYENISVKFYGTDFEAEYP from the coding sequence ATGGCGCAGGGGGCGGCTGAATATAAGGTCCACCTCTCCCTGCGGTGCGATAAAAAAACCGTCAGCATATATATCCGGAGCTCGTACACATCCGATAGCGATCCATTCATGCAGCGACTCACGCCGTTCCAGTGGCTCATCATCATGGGATGTATTCTGGTATCTCTGATCTTTCTGCTCTATTACAGTACTGTGCCCGGGCTTGTCCAACCCATCGATGATCGCCCGTCCGTGTATCTGTTATATGCATCCACCGGCTCAATGGGCCAGCTGCTCAATACCGGCCAGATCGATGCATTCCTGATCTGGGAGCCGGTGGTCTCGAATGCAGAGCTCTCCGGCATCGGAAAATGTATCGCGGTCCCATCCGATCTCCCTCCCCCGGGAAAATGGAATAACGAAGCTATCAATGTAATGGTACTGCGGAACGATTTCATCAAAAACAATCCGAATACCTCTGCCCTCTTCTCCGCCCTCACCACGGCAGCGATAAACCGTACCCGGGAGGACCCGGCACTGGCAGAGAATATCACCGCGGCCTGGGTCTATGGAAAGAACCCGATCCTGACACCCGTGGGGTCGCTTCAGCCGCTCGATGTCGAGAAGCACGCCTTTGCCAACATTGTCTTCACGGCGAGTGCAGACCCCCCCGAATCCGGTATTGTACAGAGCATTATCGGTAAGACACCGAACAGCACGTACAACCCCTTGTCGATGATGAACGCTGCCGTTGCACGCCAGGGGGCGCAGTACCTGACGAATTCATCTGTACCCGTAGCGGACATGGACGTGCCGAATCTCAGGCTCGGCTATATCCCTTCAACCGATAATTATGCCCCCCTCTATGTCATGGTCAAGGATTCTGCGTATTTCTGCGACCGGTACGGCTTCTGCCTTGTCCCCGATGATCCGGAAGCCTCCCGCCCGGTCTCCTGCACGCTGTTTGTGCAGGGGAAAACGTTTGCCCATGTCAACCTCATCCCCGGCCAGTCCGGTGGGGGTATCATGACCACTATCGGCCAGAAGGCCCTTGATGGTGCCTTTGTGGGATCTGTCCCGGCAGAACAGCAGATCGGCCTCGGAAACCCATCATCCATCATCCAGTCTATCAATACCGGGGGTTCCGGGCTGGTTGTCGGCAACGGGGCACCCTGCAATAACTGGACGGGCTTTGTCACGTGGGTGAAAGGCCGCTCTGCTGCCGGCAGACCCGTGGTTATTGCCACAGTCCAGAGCTCGATCCAGGAAGACATGGTACGCGAAGCGTTTGCATATGAGAATATTTCGGTGAAATTCTATGGTACTGATTTCGAAGCAGAGTATCCGTGA
- a CDS encoding Xaa-Pro peptidase family protein, translated as MKVPLTELKDRLKRFQDRMDHTRPGWELAAIVGKIPLYYFTGTMQDGLLVIPHDGDAVFWVRQSFERAKIESLFPHIREMKSYRDVAAGMGNLPSTVYLETDLMPIAQLQRLQKYLPFTDVQSVDEQVAAVRAVKSRYELTLMEHAGKIHRHVLEDCIPGMLAEGIDEVGLTCDLYTLMVKEGHQGIIRFGMFNEMLLGQIGFGTSSISPTCVNTPGGIFGMHPSVPLMGCRERKLKKGELVVIDIGCGYKGYQTDKTMTYMFGKPIPDEAIREHERCVEIQDQLAALLKPGAIPSEIYATVMEGLEPEFLNNFMGFGKHKVKFLGHGIGLWIDEMPVIAQGFDEPLQEGMVFALEPKKGIPKVGLVGIENTFIVTPQGGRSITGKSKGLVEVY; from the coding sequence ATGAAAGTCCCGCTCACCGAACTTAAAGACCGGTTGAAACGTTTCCAGGACCGGATGGATCACACCCGTCCCGGCTGGGAACTGGCAGCCATTGTCGGCAAGATCCCCCTTTACTATTTCACGGGCACGATGCAGGACGGACTCCTTGTCATCCCGCACGATGGCGATGCCGTTTTCTGGGTCCGGCAGAGTTTCGAGCGGGCAAAGATCGAGTCGCTCTTTCCCCACATACGGGAGATGAAGAGCTACCGGGACGTGGCAGCGGGTATGGGAAATCTCCCCTCCACCGTGTATCTCGAAACGGATCTGATGCCCATTGCCCAGCTCCAGCGGCTCCAGAAGTACCTGCCGTTTACGGATGTGCAGTCCGTCGATGAACAGGTAGCAGCGGTCAGGGCAGTGAAGAGCCGGTATGAACTCACCTTGATGGAACACGCCGGGAAAATTCACCGCCATGTGCTTGAAGACTGCATTCCCGGGATGCTCGCGGAAGGGATCGACGAGGTCGGGCTCACCTGCGATCTCTACACCCTTATGGTGAAGGAAGGCCACCAGGGTATCATCCGGTTCGGGATGTTCAACGAGATGCTGCTCGGCCAGATCGGGTTTGGCACGAGCTCCATTTCCCCTACCTGCGTCAATACGCCCGGCGGCATCTTCGGCATGCACCCGTCCGTCCCGCTGATGGGTTGCCGGGAACGGAAACTGAAGAAGGGCGAGCTGGTTGTTATCGATATCGGGTGCGGGTACAAGGGATACCAGACCGACAAGACCATGACCTACATGTTCGGCAAACCGATCCCTGACGAGGCGATACGGGAGCATGAGCGATGCGTAGAAATTCAGGATCAGCTTGCAGCGCTCCTCAAACCGGGCGCCATCCCGTCAGAGATCTATGCAACCGTCATGGAGGGACTTGAACCGGAATTCCTGAACAACTTTATGGGATTCGGGAAGCACAAGGTCAAGTTCCTCGGCCACGGTATCGGGCTCTGGATCGATGAGATGCCGGTCATTGCGCAGGGATTCGATGAGCCTTTGCAGGAAGGCATGGTCTTTGCCCTCGAACCCAAGAAAGGCATCCCGAAAGTCGGGCTTGTGGGGATCGAGAACACGTTTATCGTGACACCGCAGGGTGGCCGGTCGATCACGGGCAAGAGCAAGGGGCTTGTCGAGGTATACTGA